A part of Melittangium boletus DSM 14713 genomic DNA contains:
- a CDS encoding GAF domain-containing protein: MSVEAFAKVTEASKLLVEQGFSGPAVTSALEMVGRALGVDRMLVYANSTETMPGKRLAPLRHGWGSVAMPPLLSVFPLQDQMPRWVEVLSRGQPIWELARHIPGSLNVNLEAQGVQSVLLSPINVGTVNGTWWGFLRIDDCKNERRWVPAELTVIKTLSRSLSNALRQDMRREAMAQTRQDLRTMMERCATGTR; this comes from the coding sequence ATGTCCGTCGAAGCGTTCGCGAAGGTGACCGAGGCCTCCAAGTTGTTGGTGGAGCAAGGTTTTTCGGGCCCGGCGGTGACCTCGGCGCTGGAGATGGTGGGCCGGGCGCTCGGCGTGGACCGGATGCTCGTGTACGCGAACAGCACCGAGACGATGCCCGGCAAGCGGCTGGCGCCCTTGCGGCACGGCTGGGGCTCGGTGGCGATGCCGCCCCTGCTGAGCGTCTTTCCGCTGCAGGATCAGATGCCCCGCTGGGTGGAAGTGCTCTCGCGCGGGCAGCCCATCTGGGAGCTGGCGCGCCACATCCCGGGCTCGCTGAACGTGAACCTGGAGGCGCAGGGCGTGCAGTCGGTGCTGCTCAGCCCCATCAACGTGGGCACCGTCAACGGCACGTGGTGGGGCTTCCTGCGCATCGATGACTGCAAGAACGAGCGGCGCTGGGTGCCCGCGGAGCTGACGGTGATCAAGACGCTGTCGCGCTCGCTGTCCAATGCGCTGCGCCAGGACATGCGGCGCGAGGCGATGGCCCAGACGCGGCAGGATCTGCGGACGATGATGGAGCGCTGCGCGACGGGAACGCGCTGA
- a CDS encoding AMP-dependent synthetase/ligase, whose protein sequence is MSDIAQIKEFVGQGQLSLPPDAHLLQPLLEHARKSPDKVLFSRRVGERFEPLTVAEVVRTVRRVARGLISLGVEPGQRVALMSKTRVEWALLDFAILATGATTVPIYETSSADQVEWILQDSGAGVAFFETDALHALYRQSQERLPDCKHTFVIDKAALEHLQQLGDAVDEARLEERLAGLNTGVLATLIYTSGTTGRPRGCELTHGNIRANSLQVIEHVGKAFTAEDRTLLFLPLAHALAKILFLASVERGMSIAFATSASKLVEELSLVRPTWFGTVPRVLEKVFQTARQKAEQAGRERVFDLATETAVRYSRERAAGGVGLFTRLQHAVFDRLVYRTLRDILGGQLRFLVSGGGPLQERLNHFYNGVGVKVLEGYGMTETSPVLAVNADHANRIGTVGQPVAGTTVRIADDGEILAKGPQVLRGYWHNEAATKGAFTEDGWLKTGDLGSLDAQGFLRITGRKKEILVTAAGKNVAPGPLEDRIREHPLVSQAMVVGEGKPFVAALVTIDAGAFKHWSKKNGKEGQTLESLTEDPTLRAEVEQAIEGANRSVSRAESIRKFAILANDFTIDRNELTPSLKVRRHVVSEHYAPVIEALFAKGGGD, encoded by the coding sequence ATGAGTGACATCGCGCAAATCAAGGAATTCGTGGGACAGGGACAGCTCTCGCTCCCGCCAGACGCCCACCTGCTCCAGCCCCTCCTCGAGCACGCCCGCAAGAGCCCGGACAAGGTGCTGTTCTCGCGCCGCGTGGGCGAGCGTTTCGAGCCCCTGACCGTCGCCGAGGTCGTGCGCACGGTGCGCCGCGTGGCCCGTGGGCTCATCTCGCTCGGCGTGGAGCCCGGCCAGCGCGTGGCGTTGATGTCCAAGACGCGCGTGGAGTGGGCCCTGCTCGACTTCGCCATCCTCGCCACCGGCGCCACCACCGTCCCCATCTACGAGACCTCGTCCGCGGATCAGGTGGAGTGGATCCTCCAGGACAGCGGCGCGGGGGTCGCCTTCTTCGAGACGGACGCCCTGCACGCCCTCTACCGCCAGTCCCAGGAGCGGCTGCCGGACTGCAAGCACACCTTCGTCATCGACAAGGCGGCGCTCGAGCACCTGCAACAGCTCGGCGACGCGGTGGACGAGGCGCGGCTGGAGGAGCGTCTGGCGGGACTCAACACTGGCGTGCTGGCCACCCTCATCTATACCTCGGGCACCACCGGACGGCCCCGGGGCTGCGAGCTCACGCACGGAAACATCCGGGCCAACTCGCTGCAGGTGATCGAGCACGTGGGCAAGGCGTTCACCGCCGAGGATCGCACCCTGCTCTTCCTGCCGCTCGCCCACGCGCTGGCGAAGATCCTCTTCCTCGCGTCCGTCGAGCGCGGCATGTCCATCGCCTTCGCCACCAGCGCGAGCAAGCTCGTGGAGGAGCTGTCCCTGGTGCGGCCCACGTGGTTCGGCACCGTGCCCCGCGTGCTGGAGAAGGTCTTCCAGACGGCGCGGCAGAAGGCCGAGCAGGCCGGCCGGGAGCGCGTCTTCGACCTGGCCACCGAGACGGCCGTGCGCTACTCGCGCGAGCGCGCCGCGGGCGGTGTCGGACTGTTCACGCGCCTCCAGCACGCCGTGTTCGACCGGCTCGTGTACCGCACGCTGCGCGACATCCTCGGCGGCCAGTTGCGCTTCCTCGTCTCGGGAGGCGGGCCCCTGCAGGAGCGGCTCAACCACTTCTACAATGGCGTGGGCGTGAAGGTGCTCGAGGGCTACGGCATGACCGAGACGAGCCCGGTGCTCGCCGTCAACGCCGATCACGCCAACCGGATCGGCACGGTGGGCCAGCCGGTGGCGGGCACCACGGTGCGCATCGCCGATGACGGGGAAATCCTCGCCAAGGGGCCCCAGGTGCTGCGCGGCTACTGGCACAACGAGGCGGCCACGAAGGGCGCCTTCACCGAGGACGGGTGGCTCAAGACGGGGGACCTCGGGAGCCTGGATGCCCAGGGCTTCCTGCGCATCACCGGCCGCAAGAAGGAAATCCTCGTCACCGCCGCGGGCAAGAACGTGGCGCCCGGGCCCCTGGAGGATCGCATCCGCGAGCACCCGCTCGTCAGCCAGGCCATGGTGGTGGGCGAGGGCAAGCCGTTCGTGGCGGCGCTCGTCACGATCGACGCGGGCGCCTTCAAGCACTGGAGCAAGAAGAACGGCAAGGAAGGCCAGACGCTGGAGTCCCTGACGGAGGACCCCACGCTGCGCGCCGAGGTGGAGCAGGCCATCGAGGGCGCCAACCGCTCCGTGTCGCGAGCGGAGTCCATCCGCAAGTTCGCCATCCTCGCCAACGACTTCACCATCGATCGCAACGAGCTGACGCCGTCCCTCAAGGTGCGGCGCCACGTCGTCAGCGAGCACTATGCCCCGGTCATCGAGGCCCTCTTCGCCAAGGGCGGCGGCGACTAG